In Nocardia sputorum, a single genomic region encodes these proteins:
- a CDS encoding helix-turn-helix domain-containing protein produces the protein MTQPDATTTPQAVIAAALRRERTRAGLSLSEVAGRAGIAKSTLSQLESGAGNPSLETLWALCVALDMPFSRLLDPPRPKVHVIRAGEGPVVAAEQSEYRATLLAAGPANSRRDLFRITAEPGHARRSDPHIAGVVEHVLLAEGRALVGPVDAPVELHPGDYIAYPGDRPHVFEALASPTWATLVVEYT, from the coding sequence ATGACGCAGCCGGACGCGACGACAACACCGCAGGCGGTGATCGCCGCCGCGCTGCGCCGCGAGCGCACTCGGGCCGGATTGTCGTTGAGCGAGGTCGCAGGCCGCGCGGGCATCGCTAAGTCCACGCTGTCGCAACTGGAATCGGGAGCGGGGAACCCGAGCCTGGAGACATTGTGGGCGTTGTGCGTCGCACTGGACATGCCGTTCTCCCGGCTGCTCGACCCGCCGCGCCCGAAAGTCCACGTGATCCGCGCCGGTGAAGGCCCGGTGGTGGCAGCCGAGCAATCGGAATACCGGGCGACCCTGCTGGCGGCCGGGCCGGCCAACTCCCGCCGTGACCTGTTCCGCATCACCGCGGAACCGGGACATGCACGCCGATCGGATCCGCATATCGCCGGTGTGGTCGAGCACGTGCTGCTCGCCGAAGGCCGCGCGCTGGTCGGGCCGGTCGACGCACCGGTCGAGCTGCACCCGGGCGACTACATCGCCTACCCGGGTGATCGGCCGCACGTGTTCGAGGCATTGGCGTCGCCGACTTGGGCGACGCTGGTGGTGGAGTACACCTGA